A window from Plasmodium cynomolgi strain B DNA, chromosome 7, whole genome shotgun sequence encodes these proteins:
- a CDS encoding rhoptry protein (putative) produces the protein MRSKLFVTLFITCLVTLSYVQVLGKEHFSGFVNKKLKNLLQCNLVAYYNLRDNGPDPNSFLDFVGEPEQFYWFIEHYLSVPFSIPKNMKNKKGNNFKSCVNRSWVSEFLRKYEEPDINELMKFLDKEQKVYFSYTFENVEPVAKYTSFPLKEFHKYCILPPLIETNIKQKDSGKMLSLQLNREEYKIYLSSVGTPMSALKNLYLSMEDGEKKGILKNIVETKGTNDVFVNCPVYDLKLHYNKECGSQPNILKCLDNYIKELCERRISGPYVQNFKKFLTRGDVHLVKPQSVWGIPLFTTYKPRDIQNSKNNVPSDVFKVLSSKNKLFLSFFDEIPKSPYYMEESQPLIKLSDFASSIFDKLHRFFYAFKKKGNEISPVSIKELIHNISDFSLKHDTIECKAVKKSLNLDLEVEVAKGVAAEKICKIIEGLVLIKGKKEKSVKKQMDDVHKGFRMQCILIGTHVEAFNIVRQLLNMESMLSLTRYTSLYLHKFFKSVTNLKEKFLYENPIAIRHARACGRAILHVPAVLYRRNIYIAETFLSLYLGLSNLVSSNPSSPFFEYAIIEFLVSYFNKGSEKFLLYLFSIVSVLYINIYYYEQLYCHHREQFELLRSKMIHPNVAERILENIKTLMKSPRYTKMRSFYMKFESEDMFDKRKVFEVLYSFDEFLNSSDAQQKAKMQDISDESIDLDTTSDGIGLRKEDLFFESEQGSMESVDDMEEGLEGVDTNQRKKAAEYLKMVSDEEKANLADKNKELELDLYKYIGTLNQASLGVGTISSHSPSTAARMGLSSAGSGAIRPASKGVNQRLAQMGKDLKRMKGKDASKLRKGADFYESTVSLNQAPSDESTSEGKGSNTNVSIE, from the exons atgcgAAGCAAGCTCTTTGTTACACTTTTTATAACTTGTCTGGTGACGCTTTCATATGTTCAGG tGCTAGGGAAAGAACATTTCAGCGGatttgtgaacaaaaaattaaagaatcTTTTACAATGTAACCTGGTGGCGTATTACAACCTCAGAGACAATGGACCCGATCCGAAT TCCTTCCTCGACTTTGTCGGGGAGCCGGAGCAATTCTACTGGTTTATAGAACATTACCTGTCGGTGCCATTCAGTATCCCgaagaatatgaaaaataaaaaagggaacaactTTAAGTCATGCGTCAACAGATCGTGGGTATCCGAGTTCTTAAGGAAATATGAAGAACCAGATATAAACgaattaatgaaatttttagaTAAAGAACAGAAGGTGTATTTTTCATACACCTTTGAAAATGTAGAACCCGTTGCAAAGTACACATCCTTTCCTCTAAAGGAATTTCACAAGTACTGCATCTTGCCACCTCTGATAGAAACAAACATTAAGCAGAAGGACAGTGGAAAAATGCTCTCGTTACAGTTAAATCGAgaggaatataaaatatatttaagttCCGTCGGAACACCAATGtctgctttaaaaaatttatatctaAGTATGGAagatggagagaaaaaaggcatcTTGAAAAACATCGTGGAAACTAAAGGGACAAATGATGTGTTTGTAAACTGTCCAGTTTATGATTTAAAATTGCATTACAATAAAGAGTGTGGTTCTCAGccgaatattttaaaatgtcttgataattacataaaagaATTATGTGAAAGAAGAATATCAG GTCCCTatgttcaaaattttaagaaatttttaaccaGGGGTGACGTACATTTAGTAAAACCACAATCCGTTTGGGGAATTCCTTTGTTTACTACATACAAGCCTAGAGATATACAGAATTCCAAGAATAATGTTCCTTCTGATGTTTTTAAAGTGTTGAGCAGCAAgaacaaattgtttttatcTTTCTTCGATGAAATACCCAAGAGTCCCTACTACATGGAGGAATCTCAGCCGCTCATCAAACTGAGCGACTTCGCCTCCAGCATTTTTG ACAAGCTTCATAGATTCTTTTACGCTTTCAAGAAGAAGGGAAATGAAATAAGTCCCGTTTCAA TCAAAGAATTAATCCACAACATCAGCGATTTTAGCCTTAAACATGACACAA TTGAGTGCAAAGCTGTGAAGAAGAGTTTGAACCTGGATCTGGAAGTCGAAGTTGCAAAGGGAGTGGctgcagaaaaaatttgcaaaatcaTTGAAGGTTTAGTCCTGatcaaagggaaaaaggaaaaatcagtgaaaaaacaaatggacgATGTACATAAAGGATTTCGTATGCAATGCATTTTAATAGGAACTCATGTAGAGGCATTCAACATTGTAAGGCAACTTTTAAACATGGAAAGCATGCTATCCTTAACAAGATATACctctttatatttacacaaattttttaaaagtgtaaCTAAcctgaaagaaaaatttttatatgaaaatcCAATTGCAATAAGACATGCTCGTGCATGTGGTAGAGCTATTTTGCATGTACCGGCAGTTCTGTACAGACGAAACATATACATAGCGGAgacatttttgtcattatatTTGGGTCTCTCCAATTTAGTTTCTTCCAATCCAAGTAGTCCCTTTTTTGAATATGCGATCATTGAATTTTTAGTTTCTTACTTCAATAAAGGTTCCGAGAAGTTCCTTCTTTACCTATTTTCTATCGTTTCGGTTCTGTACATTAACATCTACTACTATGAGCAGTTGTATTGCCACCACAGAGAGCAGTTTGAGCTTTTAAGGTCAAAGATGATTCACCCAAATGTCGCAGAACgtattttagaaaatattaaaacgTTGATGAAGAGCCCCAGGTACACGAAGATGCGTTCCTTTTACATGAAGTTTGAGAGTGAGGATATGTTTGACAAGAGGAAGG TTTTCGAGGTGCTGTACTCCTTCGACGAATTCCTAAACAGCTCAGACGCTCAGCAGAAGGCGAAAATGCAGGATATATCAGACGAGTCAATCGATTTAGACACCACGAGTGATGGAATTGGGTTGAGAAAAGAAGATCTCTTTTTTGAGTCAGAACAAGGTTCCATGGAGTCTGTGGATGACATGGAAGAAGGTCTCGAAGGAGTTGATACAAACCAACGGAAAAAGGCAGCtgagtatttaaaaatggtttCAGATGAGGAAAAAGCGAATCTGGCGGATAAGAATAAGGAGTTAGAATtagatttatataaatatataggaACTCTAAACCAGGCTAGCTTAGGAGTTGGAACTATTTCTTCCCATTCCCCCAGCACTGCTGCTCGGATGGGACTTAGTTCAGCCGGAAGCGGAGCTATTAGACCGGCGTCCAAAGGCGTGAATCAAAGATTagcacaaatgggaaaagacCTTAAAAGGATGAAAGGAAAGGATGCTTCGAAACTTAGAAAAGGAGCCGATTTCTACGAATCAACGGTTTCTCTTAACCAAGCACCTTCTGATGAATCTACCAGTGAGGGAAAAGGGTCTAATACAAATGTGTCGATAGAGTAG
- a CDS encoding hypothetical protein (putative), with product MYDLGNKNKFDVKKCIKKYRVCIILHVLLAGLQLLTPRPFLFMSHLLVVVIGIDCFCSSYLTFKYFCFTVVNMICGITDFIWLLFKCIGKNRFKWLDPQHYWKIINVDNLFLEFFSTALHYMFEEKKTDDSTQNVHKKHEYIKNFFKLLPVQKKTYAWKIYIELFIILVGIFLYFIGSYISWQLYKYTLNYNQNDLLLSKYHYGTFHEENSKTSPTTQSEFIPFIGQPYRISDFLEKN from the coding sequence atgtatGACCTAGGAAATAAGAACAAATttgatgtgaaaaaatgcataaagaaatatagAGTGTGCATAATTTTACACGTGCTCCTAGCTGGCCTGCAGTTACTTACGCCCCGCCCCTTCCTGTTTATGTCCCATTTGTTGGTAGTTGTCATTGGGATCGACTGCTTCTGCTCCTCTTACTTAACGTTTAAGTACTTCTGCTTCACAGTTGTAAATATGATATGCGGGATTACTGACTTTATATGGCTACTCTTTAAGTGTATAGGCAAAAATCGGTTTAAGTGGTTAGACCCACAGCACTACTGGAAGATAATTAATGTCGATAACCTCTTTTTGGAGTTCTTCTCAACTGCGTTACACTACATgtttgaagagaaaaaaacggatgaCTCTActcaaaatgtgcacaagAAACATgagtatattaaaaatttctttaaattattaccagtccagaaaaaaacatatgcatGGAAAATTTACATAGAGTTATTTATTATCCTAGTTGGCATTTTCTTGTATTTTATTGGCTCATACATCAGTTGGCAGCTCTACAAGTACACGTTAAATTATAACCAAAATGATTTATTGTTAAGCAAATATCATTATGGTACCTTCCATGAAGAGAATAGTAAAACCTCGCCTACCACGCAGAGTGAATTTATTCCCTTCATTGGACAGCCATACAGAATATCAGactttttggagaaaaat